The following proteins are encoded in a genomic region of Schistocerca serialis cubense isolate TAMUIC-IGC-003099 chromosome 9, iqSchSeri2.2, whole genome shotgun sequence:
- the LOC126418868 gene encoding uncharacterized transmembrane protein DDB_G0289901-like — MSSLFIPVAFVILSGWILDVSDSLPAHVRMIREAPGERLEPGLSGMPRGEFHHGSADAALALSSHTRHHPEGDLTLGRAAAGLSSGKSGHMDGHLTGEHHLSGHLGQSHHRGGELEGSGQISLPGSGGVDLKKVSGEIEGNMGHGVIASEGNDLDKKAVALEVLRRMSMQNTKGGGTAAIPSGGLHAHGIDGHSAHGGRVEGNPHGGAHISGGGLPGGIHGNSQVPQADPSSIGLSGSGHSISSAHYGAPGGSAAGLEHMSGGQVHHPAAVTGGHKESSTGPAAGGLGVASGGQQEIVGELLEMWAKIGGPEMLGKIAAMSQNMHGVGAGALPTFSSHPPPPGAPTVGGSGTLGGYTQSFTRGEVSRGDARHMTSAGSGAITYSGASSNASQPTEIVYVMMMPGSGDMPKGPPLTGSVSASGGKNAVMGQLPFAYGSGAYATYNTAGTYKMAQGAVTPGAVSYTAIPVGYVATRGYSVQSRPMYYSGTARPRGSTYTAWPMTYGVAGSKPYSTLAYTAVPVGQLVTARAQHGVRPAATAQAAYYTVQGGRTVATTQQRPAGGVTYTALPAVVMPAQTYKVASG; from the coding sequence ATGTCAAGTTTGTTTATTCCTGTGGCATTTGTAATACTGTCAGGATGGATTCTTGACGTTTCTGACTCTCTCCCTGCTCATGTGCGGATGATAAGAGAGGCGCCAGGTGAACGACTTGAACCAGGTCTCAGTGGGATGCCAAGAGGAGAATTTCATCACGGATCAGCAGATGCCGCACTCGCACTCTCGTCCCACACTAGACACCATCCAGAAGGAGACCTGACCTTAGGCAGAGCTGCTGCAGGTCTTTCTTCTGGAAAATCTGGGCATATGGACGGACACCTTACTGGCGAACATCATTTGAGTGGTCATTTAGGACAAAGTCACCACAGAGGAGGTGAACTGGAAGGAAGCGGCCAGATATCTCTTCCTGGTAGTGGTGGCGTAGACCTGAAAAAGGTATCAGGCGAGATCGAAGGAAATATGGGTCATGGAGTTATTGCTTCCGAAGGCAATGACCTAGACAAAAAAGCCGTAGCATTAGAAGTGCTTCGCCGTATGTCAATGCAGAATACCAAAGGTGGAGGTACAGCCGCAATTCCATCTGGTGGACTTCATGCCCACGGCATTGATGGGCACAGTGCCCATGGCGGCAGAGTAGAGGGCAACCCACATGGAGGCGCACATATTTCTGGAGGAGGGCTGCCTGGGGGTATTCATGGCAACTCTCAAGTACCCCAAGCTGATCCGTCATCCATTGGTCTCAGTGGAAGTGGACATAGTATTTCGAGCGCTCACTATGGTGCCCCAGGGGGCAGCGCAGCTGGACTGGAACACATGAGTGGAGGACAAGTCCATCACCCAGCAGCTGTAACAGGAGGCCACAAAGAAAGCTCCACAGGCCCTGCTGCCGGAGGATTAGGTGTTGCTTCTGGGGGGCAACAGGAAATAGTAGGCGAACTTTTGGAAATGTGGGCGAAAATTGGAGGTCCTGAAATGCTTGGTAAGATAGCAGCAATGAGTCAGAACATGCATGGAGTTGGTGCTGGTGCACTTCCAACATTCTCTTCTCATCCTCCACCACCAGGAGCTCCGACAGTTGGAGGTTCTGGCACCTTGGGAGGATATACCCAATCTTTCACGCGCGGTGAAGTTTCTCGAGGAGATGCGCGACATATGACAAGCGCAGGTAGTGGAGCAATAACGTATAGTGGAGCTAGCAGTAACGCTTCTCAGCCAACGGAGATAGTGTACGTTATGATGATGCCAGGATCTGGTGATATGCCTAAAGGCCCTCCCCTGACAGGTTCAGTGTCCGCCTCAGGTGGTAAAAACGCAGTGATGGGACAACTTCCATTCGCCTACGGCAGTGGTGCTTACGCAACATATAATACTGCAGGAACTTACAAAATGGCACAAGGTGCTGTAACACCTGGAGCTGTCAGTTACACGGCGATACCTGTGGGCTATGTCGCTACGAGGGGGTATTCCGTGCAAAGCAGACCGATGTACTATAGTGGAACGGCTAGACCTAGAGGCAGCACATACACTGCATGGCCAATGACATATGGAGTGGCAGGATCTAAACCGTACTCGACGCTTGCCTACACCGCCGTCCCTGTTGGCCAGTTGGTGACCGCCAGGGCTCAGCATGGTGTGAGACCCGCAGCAACTGCCCAAGCAGCCTATTATACGGTACAAGGAGGCAG